Proteins encoded in a region of the Triticum dicoccoides isolate Atlit2015 ecotype Zavitan chromosome 3A, WEW_v2.0, whole genome shotgun sequence genome:
- the LOC119268352 gene encoding N-alpha-acetyltransferase 50-like, which yields MGAGEGEAGGSKEKSSGVARTSLDGLRDKNVMQLKKLNMALFPVRYNDKYYQDAIASKDFSKLAYYSDICVGAIACRLEKKEGGVVRVYIMTLGVLAPYRGLGLGTKLLNHVFDLCAKQNISEIYLHVQTNNDDAIAFYKKFGFEITETIHNYYTNITPPDCYVLTKFIGQAATKK from the exons ATGGGCGCTGGGGAAGGAGAGGCAGGTGGGAGCAAGGAGAAGAGCAGCGGCGTCGCCCGGACGTCCCTGGACGGCCTGCGGGACAAGAACGTGATGCAGCTCAAGAAGCTCAACATGGCGCTCTTCCCCGTCCGCTACAACGACAAATACTACCAGGACGCCATCGCCTCCAAGGACTTCTCCAAGCTCG CTTACTATAGTGATATATGTGTTGGAGCAATCGCTTGTCGcctggagaagaaggaaggaggggtcGTCCGTGTTTATATCATGACTCTGGGTGTATTGGCGCCCtaccgtggtcttggtcttg GAACAAAGCTGCTGAACCATGTTTTTGATCTCTGTGCGAAGCAGAACATCTCGGAGATATACTTACACGTTCAGACAAACAACGACGATGCCATTGCTTTCTACAAGAAGTTTGGTTTCGAAATAACAGAGACGATACATAATTACTATACGAACATCACTCCACCAGATTGCTATGTTCTTACCAAATTTATCGGCCAGGCTGCTACAAAGAAATGA